Proteins from a single region of Esox lucius isolate fEsoLuc1 chromosome 13, fEsoLuc1.pri, whole genome shotgun sequence:
- the inpp5jb gene encoding phosphatidylinositol 4,5-bisphosphate 5-phosphatase A — translation MDPNNQNPSQTLGENVSGLTEILTVTPAAPSGTEVTASDSSASVPTPQLSAPARPRRPQRTPRVEGSVDVCDPKPDPPGGNQDGSTPDTPAGDSHPKPLRPGAVKSFQGSGGPEVTNETSLKVGPKVPGHIAGARSPISVRAASVPQQPSSSPIPHNLNPHAQRAFSVAGTTDTQTQVVEDFRLHIITWNVGGSMPPDDITALLGLHVGDGNTDMYIIGLQEVNSMINKRLKDVLFTDQWSDAFMERLSPFGYILVTSQRMQGVLLLVFAKYYHLPFLRGMQTETTRTGLGGYWGNKGGVSARMSVFGHTICFLNCHLPAHMENSDQRMEDFESILQQQQFEGQAATGVLDHDVVFWFGDLNFRIDELEIPQVKTAIDHNKLNTLWEKDQLNKAKDSEPVLEGFLEGPLKFPPTYKFDVGTDTYDTSGKKRKPAWTDRILWRLRATAPTRPALHTGKRGSMSGLSSGTKVTQHFYRSHMEYMVSDHKPVSSIFTLQFPYKVDMPLVTIMVEDEWNCVAEATCRFKTAPNFARSSWDWIGLYKVGFKHHKDYVGYVWAKQEEADYHRVEHEVTFTEEELPKGSGDYILGYYSNNTSTLVGVTEPFQIQLPTSSLAGSPSDDSSEFTSEDDSTVVGMTTKSRSPSPHKKKHRARRSHSRSRSGSPVLSQMRGLNLQCDSGEASAPNTDGPSSDKALEGMGGEKKPSADAGDSRL, via the exons ATGGATCCAAATAACCAGAATCCAAGCCAGACACTGGGTGAGAACGTAAGTGGACTGACAGAGATTTTGACGGTCACTCCCGCCGCACCTTCTGGAACAGAAGTAACAGCCTCCGACTCATCAGCCTCTGTTCCTACTCCCCAACTGTCAGCCCCAGCGCGACCTCGACGACCTCAAAGGACACCCAGAGTAGAGGGGTCTGTGGATGTCTGTGATCCTAAACCTGACCCTCCAGGTGGCAACCAGGACGGGTCCACTCCTGACACTCCAGCTGGAGACAGCCATCCTAAGCCCCTGCGGCCTGGAGCAGTTAAGTCCTTTCAGGGGTCAGGAGGGCCCGAGGTGACCAATGAAACCAGTCTGAAGGTGGGCCCTAAAGTCCCAGGCCACATCGCAGGAGCCCGGAGTCCTATCTCTGTGAGGGCAGCCTCAGTGCCCCAGCAACCGTCCTCCAGTCCTATACCTCACAACCTAAACCCACATGCTCAGAGAGCCTTCTCTGTGGCAGGCAccacagacacgcagacacagGTGGTGGAAGACTTCAG GTTGCACATAATCACATGGAATGTGGGTGGTTCCATGCCACCAGATGACATCACTGCTCTGCTGGGGTTACATGTTGGGGATGGGAACACAGACATGTATATTATTGG GCTACAGGAAGTCAACTCCATGATCAACAAAAGGTTGAAAGACGTTCTCTTTACAGACCAATGGAGCGATGCCTTCATGGAGAGACTCAGCCCTTTTGGATACATACTG GTGACGTCTCAGCGGATGCAGGGGGTGTTGCTGCTGGTCTTTGCTAAGTACTACCACCTACCTTTCCTCAGAGGGATGCAGACTGAAACTACCCGCACCGGACTAGGGGGCTACTGG GGTAATAAAGGGGGGGTGAGTGCGCGCATGTCTGTGTTTGGTCACACAATCTGTTTCCTGAACTGCCACCTGCCGGCCCACATGGAGAACTCAGATCAGCGCATGGAGGACTTTGAGAGCATCCTACAGCAGCAGCAATTTGAAGGCCAGGCTGCTACAGGAGTGCTGGACCATGA TGTGGTGTTCTGGTTTGGTGATCTCAATTTCCGCATTGATGAACTGGAGATTCCGCAAGTGAAAACTGCCATTGATCATAACAAACTCAACACACTCTGGGAGAAAGACCAG TTGAACAAGGCCAAAGACAGCGAGCCAGTCCTGGAGGGCTTTTTGGAGGGGCCTCTAAAATTCCCCCCCACTTACAAGTTTGACGTGGGGACAGATACGTATGATACCAG tGGAAAAAAACGTAAGCCTGCATGGACAGACAGGATCCTGTGGCGTCTGAGGGCCACAGCTCCCACTCGACCGGCCCTTCACACTGGGAAGAGAGGCTCTATGTCAGGGCTGAGCAGTGGGACCAAGGTCACACAGCACTTCTACCGCAGTCACATGGAGTACATGGTCAGCGACCACAAGCCTGTCTCCTCCATCTTCACCCTCCAG TTCCCCTATAAGGTGGACATGCCCCTGGTTACGATCATGGTAGAGGATGAGTGGAACTGTGTTGCAGAGGCCACATGCCGATTCAAAACTGCGCCAAATTTTGCTCGCAGCTCCTGGGACTGGATTGGGCTGTACAAG GTTGGATTTAAACACCATAAGGACTATGTAGGCTATGTGTGGGCCAAGCAGGAGGAGGCAGATTACCATAGAGTAGAACACGAG GTGACCTTTACTGAAGAAGAGTTGCCCAAGGGCTCTGGAGACTACATCTTGGGGTACTATAGCAACAACACCAGCACCCTTGTGGGTGTGACAGAGCCTTTTCAG AtccagctgcccacctccagcCTTGCCGGTAGCCCATCTGACGACAGCTCTGAATTCACATCTGAGGATGACAGCACTGTGGTTGGTATGACAACAAAATCCCGCAGTCCCAGCCCCCACAAGAAGAAACACAGAGCCCGACGTAGCCATAGCCGAAGCCGCAGTGGAAGCCCTGTGCTGTCCCAAATGAGAGGCCTGAACCTGCAGTGCGACTCTGGTGAGGCTTCGGCCCCCAACACTGATGGCCCTTCCTCTGACAAGGCCCTAGAGGGTATGGGTGGAGAGAA